The Candidatus Woesearchaeota archaeon genomic sequence TACCAGCTTGTTGCAGAGCAAAGGACCATCCAAAAATATGTCAATTGCGAAGTATTAAACTCATATTTTGCAGGAAAAGACGGCCAATATTACTGGTATGAAGTCATCATGCTGGATAAGAGCCACCCGGCTGTTGCAAAGGACCCGCATTTTGCATGGATAACCACCAGCTCGAACAATCAGAGGGTTTTCAGGGGCCTTACTGCAGCAGGCAAGCGGAGCAGGGGCATATTGACACACAAGGGCAAGGGCGCTGAAAAGCTCAGGCCGAGCCTGAGAGCAAACCTGGGAAGGGCTAAATAATTTCTTTTTGCTTCTTTT encodes the following:
- a CDS encoding 50S ribosomal protein L15e; this encodes MGAYKYMRELWKQPRENLGEVWRQRLQQWRTEGATVRIDRPTRLDRARSLGYKAKPGIFMVRQRVLRGGRMRAKVSGGRRPKHFRHKKILGMSYQLVAEQRTIQKYVNCEVLNSYFAGKDGQYYWYEVIMLDKSHPAVAKDPHFAWITTSSNNQRVFRGLTAAGKRSRGILTHKGKGAEKLRPSLRANLGRAK